From Lonchura striata isolate bLonStr1 chromosome 3, bLonStr1.mat, whole genome shotgun sequence, one genomic window encodes:
- the NTPCR gene encoding cancer-related nucleoside-triphosphatase isoform X2, whose product MSKHVFLTGPPGVGKTTLIQKVTQALKSSGVAIDGFYTQEVREGGRRTGFDVVTLSGNRGPLSRVSPSSDSSASRREYRVGQYVVDLVSFEQLVLPMLRNVTKENRNSILQDILAAVESCRK is encoded by the exons ATGTCCAAGCACGTGTTTCTCACGGGACCCCCAG GGGTTGGAAAAACTACTTTGATCCAGAAAGTCACTCAGGCTCTAAAATCTTCAGGTGTTGCCATTGATGGATTTTACACACAGGAAGTTAGAGAAGGTGGCAGGAGAACAGGATTTGATGTTGTCACTCTGTCTGGAAACCGAGGACCTTTATCTAGAGTCAG TCCCAGTTCTGATTCTTCTGCTTCAAGACGTGAATACCGGGTTGGACAATATGTTGTAGACCTTGTTTCATTTGAGCAGTTGGTTCTACCTATGCTGAGAAAT GTTACtaaggaaaacagaaacagcATTTTGCAAGACATCTTGGCAGCTGTGGAGTCCTGCAGAAAATGA
- the NTPCR gene encoding cancer-related nucleoside-triphosphatase isoform X1 has translation MSKHVFLTGPPGVGKTTLIQKVTQALKSSGVAIDGFYTQEVREGGRRTGFDVVTLSGNRGPLSRVSPSSDSSASRREYRVGQYVVDLVSFEQLVLPMLRNVNHGGDTEKRICVIDEIGKMELFSQAFIQAVRQTLAGSGTVVLGTIPIPKGKPLDLVEEIRSRKDVKVFNVTKENRNSILQDILAAVESCRK, from the exons ATGTCCAAGCACGTGTTTCTCACGGGACCCCCAG GGGTTGGAAAAACTACTTTGATCCAGAAAGTCACTCAGGCTCTAAAATCTTCAGGTGTTGCCATTGATGGATTTTACACACAGGAAGTTAGAGAAGGTGGCAGGAGAACAGGATTTGATGTTGTCACTCTGTCTGGAAACCGAGGACCTTTATCTAGAGTCAG TCCCAGTTCTGATTCTTCTGCTTCAAGACGTGAATACCGGGTTGGACAATATGTTGTAGACCTTGTTTCATTTGAGCAGTTGGTTCTACCTATGCTGAGAAAT GTAAACCATGGTGGTGacacagagaaaagaatttGTGTCATAGATGAGATTGGTAAAATGGAGCTCTTCAGCCAGGCTTTTATTCAAGCTGTTCGTCAAACGCTGGCTGGCTCGGGGACTGTGGTGCTTGGAACTATTCCAATACCTAAGGGAAAGCCACTAGATCTTGTTGAAGAAATAAGAAGTAGAAAAGATGTTAAAGTGTTCAAT GTTACtaaggaaaacagaaacagcATTTTGCAAGACATCTTGGCAGCTGTGGAGTCCTGCAGAAAATGA